The Verrucomicrobiia bacterium region GATTGCAAATCTGCCGCAGGACTTCCAGTTTCGAACGGTGCTGGTTTGAGTGCTTTTTTGTTTTCACCTGCTCCGTGTGGCGCAGTCAAAATCCTCAGACCAGCATTTTCTGCTTCTACTCCTGTGGTTTGCTACTGATCCAAGACCCAATGCAACTGGTTCTCAACGCTCCAGTGGCCGCGCACTGCGCGGGCAAAGCGGCTGGCGTCGTTCGTGAGGCTGCTCAGGTAGTAGCGCCGTTCCACACTGGTCTCCCCGTTGACCGTCCGGACGGACTCCACTGCGCCCACGCTCTTTAAATCTTCCCACTGGGTCCGGTCGGCGAACCACGCCAGTTGTTCAGTCTGCCAGTAGCGCCGCTCCTCCAACCGGCCATGCCCCTTGTCCACCGTGACCACGGTCAGCAGATGCGGCTCCTGCCGTTGGATGGCGTCATCCAGAAAGCTTTTGACCTCGGCAAAGGCCGTGCCTTGGTTGCCTTTGAGGGCCAGCACGTAGTCGGCATCCGCCGCCCGGATCTCTTTGGCGATGTTCTTCTGGCAACCCATGGCATCCAACGTCACGATACACCCGGCCAGTTCCAGCACCCGCAACAGTTGGGGCACCGCCGTGATCTCGTTGCTTTTATCCGCCACCTTGAGCTGACCCAAGCTCAGGCCGCTGGCCACCGCCCAAGCGCTGACCATCACTTTGGGACACTCCCCCTGATTGATCGCCCGCCGCAGCGCCTTGCCATCCAAGGCCACCAACTCCTGCTCCACCGCCGTCCGCAGGCTTTGGGTCCAGCGGATGAAGCAGTCCAGGAACTGCTTCGGGTCCAGCACCGCAAAGACCCGGTTGAACGTGTCATGGCTGGGAATGCCATGCGGCAGCTCCAGAAAGGTCTCGAACCAGTCGCTCTTGGCCTCGCCGAAGACTTCCATGTCCTCGAAACTGTCGGCCCCGCACAGCAACGCGCAGATGGCGATGCACAGCACGTCGGGCAAGCTATGCAGCTTGCGCCGCTCCACCCGCGGATCCGTTACTTCCTGCAGAACCGTCAGCAAACTCAATGGGGGCTGCTTCATCCCTCCTCCTGTACGCTCACCCCTTACTTTGTACAGTCTATTACACTGCTTAAGTCGTGTTTTTAATGCGTGAGCCCTGGTCGTGATCCAGAACCCCATAGACACCGCCCACGAATTGTTGCTAGCCTCCTTTCTCAATCACCGACATCCATTTATGAAGCTACTGTCTCTGACGCTCGCTTTGTTCGCTCTGTGCACCACGCTCCGTGCTGAGGAAGGCGTGGCGGATCTGCCTATCGGTGCACCGGCACCGGACTTCAATCTGCCGGGCATCGATGGCAAATCACACAAGCTCTCCGAATACAAGGATGGCAAGGTGCTGATGATCTTCTTCACCTCGAACCACTGCCCCACCTCGCACGGTGTGGAAGCGCGCTTGAAGAAGTTCCTCGCGGATTTCAAAGGGAAGGGACTGACCTTCGTGGCCATCAATCCGAATCACCCGGATGGCCTGAGCATCGATGAATTGGGTTACTCGAAATACAACGATGGCTTCGAGGACATGAAGAAATATGCGGCAGAGAGCGGCTTCACTTTTCCTTATCTCTACGACGGCGAGACACAGGCGATGGCGAAAGCCTACGGCTGCTTAGCCACGCCGCACGTGTTCATCTTCGATGCCGAGCGTAAGCTGCGTTACAAAGGCCGCTTCGATGATTCCCGTTTCGCCGATGAATCCACCGTGAAGTCCAACGATGCTCGGAATGCCGTGGAAGCGTTACTCGCAAGCAAGCCGGTGCCGGTGGAGATCACCAAGCCGCACGGCTGCTCCACCAAGTGGCGCAGCAAACAAACCGCCGTGGCTGCTCAGACGCAGAAGTGGGAGAAAGCGCCGGTGACGATTGAGCAGATTGATGCCGCTGGCGTTGCTAAGCTCGTGAAAAATGGCACGAAAAAAGTGCGGCTCTTCAATGTGTGGTCCACCACTTGTATCCCGTGCGTGAAAGAGTTTCCTGAACTCGTCACCACCGCCCGCAAGTTCGGTCTGCGTGATTTCGAGATGATCACCATCACCACGGATGACCCGGCTGATACAGAAAAGGCTAAGAAATTTTTGGAGAAGCAAGGCGCGGGATTGATGGATCGCCTAAAGCCCTCACTCAAAGCCGAAGGTCGCACCACGAACAGCTATCTCTACAGCGGTGCGAACATGGAAGACATGATGAAAGCTCTCGACCCGCAATGGCCCGGCGGCATGCCGCACACTGTTCTCGTAAGCACCGATGGCAAGATCGTGTGGCGTCATAACGGCCCGGTGGATGGCGACACCTTGCGCGCAAAGATTCTCGAGCACATGGGTAATTACTACGTGCCCTGAGTTTATTTGAACGTCCCGATCATAGCTGGCTCCGTTAGGAGCCAGCTTTTTACTTGTCATCACTCTCCCTGAACTGAAGCATCTCCTTATTACTGATGAAAAAATCTATCTTCTATCTCCTTTTGGCAGGAACCGCATTGCTGTGCAATTTTTCCACTGTGGCCGCCGAATCTAAAGGCTATGTGCTGGTGGCGAACAAGGGCGATCTCTCCATGGGCATCATCGATCCCGTGGCAGGTAAGCAGATCGCGAACGTGCTGGAGGACGGCATCACGGGGCATGAACTCGCTGCTTCGCCGGATGGTAAGCTCGCTTATGTGCCCATCTTCGGTAATTCCGGCGTGGGCAAACCGGGTACCGATGGCACGCTCATCCGTGTCATCGATGTGAAGTCACAGAAGATCGTTAACACGATCGATTTCGGCAAGGGCGTGCGCCCGCACTGCCCTGTCATCGGACCGAAGGATGGCTTGCTTTATGTCACAACGGAACTTTTGAATTCCGTGAGCATCATTGATCCGAAGACGCTCAAGATAGTTGGCTCAGTTCCCACGAAGCAGGAGCAGTCACACATGCTGGCGATCACGCCAGATAATCGCAAAGGCTACACAGCCAATGTCGGTCCCGGCACTGTCTCCGTGCTGGATCTGGAAAAGCGCACACACCTCAAGACCATCACCATTTCCACGAACACCCAGCGCATCTCTGTTTCAGCAGATGGCAAGTGGGCGTTCACATCCGATCAGACGAAGCCGCAACTGGCGATGATCGATACGGCGAAGGATGAGGTCACGCATTGGGTGGAGTTGCCGGGCATCGGTTACGGTACGGCGACGACGCCGGACAGCCGTTATCTGGTGATTGCGCTGATCAGCATCAACAAAGTCGGCGTCCTCGATCTGCAAACGCGCAAGATCGTGCAGACGATCGATGTGCCGAAAGCTCCGCAATATGTGCTGATGCAACCGGATGGCGCGAAGGTGTATGTCTCCTGCGATGCCAGCCGCAAGGTGATGATGATCGACACGAAGACGTGGAAGGTAGAAAAAGAAATCGCCGCTGGTCAAACGGCGGATGGGCTTGCTTGGGCACCGATCAAGTAAGAGGCTATAAAACTAAAACGCCCGGAAAGATCCGGGCGTTTTTTTATTTCCATCCGCAAAGGTGTGACTGACCAGGGTGACAGGTGACCCTTGACATTTATACCTTTTGCTTTTTGCCGTTTGAGTTTTTCGTGTGGCAATTTGCCTTTTTCAAAAACGAAGCAACTAACTTCGAGTCAGACATTTGGCATATTGTTTATTGATTTTATCAAACGTATGAACCTGTCTTCGGCCAGCCACACCTTTGCGGACGGATATGCTTGGTTCAGATCGGGAGCAATTCTGTCTTGTTCGCTTCCGCAATGGCCTGTTTGACCCTTTCGGAAAACTCCTGGATACGGTCCACTTCATTCCATGCTTCACGGCGAGGAATGCCATAGTCAGTAGTTTCATAGACCTCGTAGCCGATGATGATGAGTTCCTCCATCTTCATCCCCTTCTCCACCAAAGTTTCCTTTTTCCGCTCTTGTTTCTTGATGATGCGGTGTTTCACAAAGCCGTTGCCATTCTCAAACAGATTGATGTTTTCCGCGCGCAACGGTACCGCCTTCGCGGCGGCTTCCAGCTTGGGAATCACATCGTTCTTTAACACGAGAAGTTCAGGCACAGTCAGGCGCTTTTCATTGCCATCGAGATCACGAACAGACGCTGAAGCCAGTTGGTTGGTTTTGGAGATGCGCAGGGCAAGCTCTTGATCTTCTTGGATCAGGGCTTTCAGTTTCTCACGGCATTCTTCGATCGTGTAGTGGCGCTCAGCGATCTTTTCCGAACCGGGTGTGGGCTTGAACGCTTTTTCCCCTTCTATGGCTTCGGTGAAATATTCACGGCGGTTGCTGCCTGCTTCGGCCAGACGACGCGTCCACGCGGCGATGTCTGCGTCGAGCTTCTTTCGGCGGTTGAATCCATCTCCCAATGTCATCGGCATAAATCTCCTTTGTTTGAATCTGCGCTCAGTAAAACGTTTTGAACCGGCGAGCCAAGCTAAATCTGCCAGTGCGATAAAACTGCAAAGGTGCCGGGAGTCAGGGATATTTTCATTTACGTCCGTTTCCCTTAGCTTTTCCTCAATTATTTGTGAGTCCGACTGAACAATATCTCGATAAGTGCCGCGCCATGGTGGAAGTGGTGGCGAAGCAGCAACCGCTCATCCAGCAGGCCGCCGATGCCTTCGCTCAGACCATTCTGGCCGGGCGCATGGTGCATCTCTTCGGCTCCGGCCATAGCCGCATCCTCGTGGAAGAGATGTGGCCGCGCTACGGCTCATTCCCCGGCTTCAACCCCATCGTAGAACTCTCGTTGAGCTTTCACAACCTCGTCGTGGGACCGAATGGTCAGCGGCAGGCGATGTTCCTGGAGAACGTGAGCGGATTAGCGGGACGCATTCTTCGTAACTTCGATCTTTCGCAACAGGATTCAGCTCTCGTTGTCTCATCCAGCGGTTGCAACATCGTGCCAATCGAGATGGCCGAAGGCTTCAAGCAACGCGGCATCAAGATGGTGGCGATCATCAGCCGGTTGCACTCGGAGGCAAGCAAGAGCCA contains the following coding sequences:
- a CDS encoding SIS domain-containing protein, translating into MSPTEQYLDKCRAMVEVVAKQQPLIQQAADAFAQTILAGRMVHLFGSGHSRILVEEMWPRYGSFPGFNPIVELSLSFHNLVVGPNGQRQAMFLENVSGLAGRILRNFDLSQQDSALVVSSSGCNIVPIEMAEGFKQRGIKMVAIISRLHSEASKSQHPSGKKLQDFADIVLDTGAPIGDAMVKLDGLETPVAPGSTVGGCLLVNTMKAEVAERLTKAGKPPKVLTAGALVGKEKATELFEAAYDEHARRLAKLYEKIGA
- a CDS encoding redoxin family protein produces the protein MKLLSLTLALFALCTTLRAEEGVADLPIGAPAPDFNLPGIDGKSHKLSEYKDGKVLMIFFTSNHCPTSHGVEARLKKFLADFKGKGLTFVAINPNHPDGLSIDELGYSKYNDGFEDMKKYAAESGFTFPYLYDGETQAMAKAYGCLATPHVFIFDAERKLRYKGRFDDSRFADESTVKSNDARNAVEALLASKPVPVEITKPHGCSTKWRSKQTAVAAQTQKWEKAPVTIEQIDAAGVAKLVKNGTKKVRLFNVWSTTCIPCVKEFPELVTTARKFGLRDFEMITITTDDPADTEKAKKFLEKQGAGLMDRLKPSLKAEGRTTNSYLYSGANMEDMMKALDPQWPGGMPHTVLVSTDGKIVWRHNGPVDGDTLRAKILEHMGNYYVP
- a CDS encoding cytochrome D1 domain-containing protein; the protein is MKKSIFYLLLAGTALLCNFSTVAAESKGYVLVANKGDLSMGIIDPVAGKQIANVLEDGITGHELAASPDGKLAYVPIFGNSGVGKPGTDGTLIRVIDVKSQKIVNTIDFGKGVRPHCPVIGPKDGLLYVTTELLNSVSIIDPKTLKIVGSVPTKQEQSHMLAITPDNRKGYTANVGPGTVSVLDLEKRTHLKTITISTNTQRISVSADGKWAFTSDQTKPQLAMIDTAKDEVTHWVELPGIGYGTATTPDSRYLVIALISINKVGVLDLQTRKIVQTIDVPKAPQYVLMQPDGAKVYVSCDASRKVMMIDTKTWKVEKEIAAGQTADGLAWAPIK